The nucleotide sequence GCAAGGATCCAGGGGTAGGAAAACAAGGACATGGGAACAGGAAATAAAACTTGCACATTTGAGTTTCACTAGGGAGAAACAAGGTAAAAGGGACAGAAGTATCACAAATActatgcattttaacaaatactttgAATAGGTACATACATACTTGTCTCCTCATCATCTAAGTCACACTGCATGGTCCCCTCTCATTGAAAGATTTCAAAGGACCGCCACATTTTTTCCTGCTTGGGCCTCAGGGAGAAGTTACCCTGTTAACACTGATGGGCTGAATGCTGAGTAGATGACGTCGGGAAGAGTGTTCAGAGACTCCCCACTCTTCTGAGTGTGGTTAAGACATCCTGGGTCAGTCACCTGTCACCACCAGcatccctcccaccctcctctcGATGCATTACCTACCTGTCTTTGTGCGCATAGCTATATGAGGTGCCATACAGAGAAAATTCTCCAGAAGCCATGAGCTAGAGTGGGTTTTCAAGTCCAAGCTGATCGTTTTCTGTCGGAGCTGTGTAGCAGCAGCTGACTAAGGGCACTGCTGTAAGGACCCCTGGTACAGAAGAGCACTGAGATAAAGCCCCATCTCCAAACCAAGAAGGGAACAGCTAAATTCCTGCTCCCCGTGAGCTCCTGGCCCAGGAGGCCCCCAGGAACTTGCTGGAGCCATGTGTTGACAGAGGCTGCCAgaccccccgcccccagtccTTGGCTCCTCTGGGCAGGCTGAGAATTTGCAGGGAGGGCCTACAGGCAGAGCTGAGGGCTTCTCTAGTCTGCAGAGCTTCAAGTTCTTCTACAACAACAGTTTCTTGGCAGCTGTCTGCTTGGGTTTGGGTCTTGCCAACAAATTTTCTTAGAACTGTTTCTCAGCTTGTCCTTAGTCTAAGTTCCCATCAGGACTTTCCCTATGAAACTGGAATCTGGTCTTGCTCAgttagaaagatgaaaacaatttggaaaagcCTTGATAGCTACTTGGAAACAGCTGCTGGTGCTGCAGTGCATGGTTTTGAGCCTGTCTTGTTGGCCCTGGGTCTTAAGAGACCAACTGCGGACAGTTTAAATCCTCACTGTGGATTGTAGGCAAAGTGTTCCGTCTTCAGCCAGCTCCCATCTGCCCAGAAGGGATGGCCTGTCCTTGGGAAAATCGCCTGAAGGTCTCCACGGGAAAAGTCTCCCTGAGGATATGGGATGAGGAGAGCTCCaaagaagaggaaagcagaagtCTGAGGGAGGCCATCTTTCTCACCATCAAAGAGCAGTATTCTAGACCAGACTTGCCAAACACATGGTCTGTTTCACTCTCTGCAGagaagatggggtggggaggaggggtttCCCAGACACCACAGAGCCAGACACTACCTGCCCTGCACCCCATTCCTAGGTGTGTGAAGATGTTGCCAATCTCTAGGCCCCCATTAGCGTAACAACAGCTAGGAAAGTCACTGAAGACCCCATCTTTAAATCATCTAACCTGGAAAATACAGCTTCTTTTAAAGATTatctccccctcctcttcttttctcctaaCTAGGCCATGTGGAGCCAGGAGAAAATGAATTGGAAACAGCCCTGCGGGAAACTCAGGAGGAAGCCGGCCTAAAAGCAAGCCAGCTGACCATCATTGAGGGGTTCAGAAAGGAGCTCAATTATGTGGCCAGGAAGAAACCTAAAACAGTCATCTACTGGCTGGCAGAGGTGAAGGACCACGACGTGGAGATCCGCCTCTCCCACGAGCACCAGGCTTACcgctggctggggctggaggaggccTGCCAGTTGGCTCAGTTCAAGGAAATGGAGGCAGCGCTCCAAGAAGGACACCAGTTTCTCTGCTCCACAGTGGCCTCAGCTGACTGAAGCAGAGTTGTTTGCCTCAGTAAGAGCCTTGAGGGCCTTCTGAGATGAACCCACCCTCAGCTACAGAGAAGGCTGTGCTAGTCTTTGGCTCATCATAGCGAAGAGCAGATAGGTTAGTAAAATCAGTTGAGGACTCACGGAGCAGAACAGGCAAAAATCTTAGCTGGGTGGAAAGGAAGGCAAAGGAGGAGTTTAAAAGAAGGCCAGGCCCAGTAAGTACAGCCTTGTACTTAATAAACGTCAAGCAGAGTAACctgttgtatttatttcttgGACTCTTGCCCTTAGGGAGAAGAATGCTAACGTGAATCGGAGCTGTGACCTTAGCCAGAGGGAAGCCTGTGTCGGTGCACTGTACCCCATAGGAGCTAAGGTGGGGAGTCAGAATAGGAGAGCCCCAAAGCTGCCCAGGGCGCTCTCCTGCCTCAGGAACTCCAAGCactttcaccccacccccaccagtgTACAAGAGACTGTGACGTATAGTCGGACAGGATATGCGAGTAGAACTAGAGCATAGGAATGAGGTCTGTTCAGCTCACTAACGTGTCTCTCCCAGCTTCAGGCACTTacaggtgctcaacaaatattttcgaAAAGAATTAAGAGACCCAAGGAACTTTGGGACATGCCCAGATCACGACAGGGAGAGGAAGGACAGGCAACCCTGGGCCACCAGGTCAGTGACACATGTAACTCCAACCTCTCAGCCTAGTCCTGCCTCCCAGAGTCAGCATGGCCTTGTCAACATGACTGAGGTCACTAGCAGGAGGCAGGCCCAGGCCTGGGTGTGCTCCGCTGGGCGACCCGGCAGTCGTGTGCACTCCTCACCTGCAGCTGCCATCTCTGTCTTTAGCTAAGCCCCCATCATTGCCTTGTCTCCTTTCCCACATactctttttctccacaactcaACTGGAAGACCCAGAGGCGCAAGAGTTGGGACTCAGCCCTCTTTTCCCTTGCTACTAGGGCTCAAGGAATGCATGGCAGGTGTTAGATCCTACAGCCCTTCCAGGAGTTGTTAGCAGCTGGATTCATGTGGATCTTATTAGAGGGTTGTTGCCCAATGAAGTGCAGAAGGTTGGATGGGAAGGGGCGTTGGCAAAGGTCAACCTGGATTACCAGGGTCAAGAACTGGCACccccagaggaaggagagagaagttgCCCACGTCTTACTCAGGCTTCCAGATGTTTTTAGTCACTGGTTCTCTGTGCAGACAGGGCAAAAGTACTAGCGAACAGGATCTTGGAGCACCGCCAGGGACCTGAATGGTTTTGTTCCTCACCCCTCTGAGCTGCACTCTGAAGGAGGCCTGCTGCAGGAAGTTTTTGGAGCTTAATGTTCTCTTTCTAGGCCAGCAGGGACCACATCCCATTGATTTAATAAATGCCTGCTGGGCAGTGGTGCCAAACCACAGACTAGCTGCCTCCTAACAAGGGCTGGCCGGCCCTGTGCTCTCAGCATGGGAGGCTGTGGAGTCTCAAGATGCTAAGACCTCGTACGTCAGGGTTGGAAGGGACCTGGAAAATGACCTGATTTCGCTGCTCATTTTTATAGTTGGGAAAATGGAGGATTAAGAAAGTAGATGGCCCTGGCAGTTGCCTGGATGTGGGGTGCTTTGAGGATGGGGTACCAGAGGGAAAACTGCTTTAGAATATCTTGTGTACGTTGGGGTCATTTTCTGGACCTTACAGAGGTTTCCACTGAAACAAACACATGTACTTTGGAGTAGGCGGAGGTGTAAATTGTATATTCAGTTGCTCACTTTGCAGGAAGAATTGACAGCAGGGTAGTAGCGGGGCATGTTATGGGAGGTGGAGAAGGCTGGGGGAGAAGGAAACCGACACTGGGATGTGGATGGTGAGGAGGCTTTGTCGTCGTCACCCCTCTGCCTCTGGCCAGCTGGCCTTGTTCAGAGCTTTGGGGCTAAGGCCGCAGTTTCCTCGTAATCTGAGGCCCTCCAAGCTCCAGAGTATCTCCTTCCGGAAGCTTTCCCTGATAACCACCCAGCCTATAAACGCCATCCTGTTTCCCCACCTGCACCTGAAGAGCCTCCGTTTGGAACTCCACCTGTTCTCCCCAataccacctccacccccagggTGAAGAAGCAACTAATGGACTTAGCCCCACCAGGGTGGTCTTAAGTTGCCCCCTCCTAGGAACATTTAACAGAGGCTCTGGAAAACCAAAATGCCCTCTTAACCCTCAAAGCAATACCTTACACCCCCACAGTAGGCACTTGTTTGCTGAACTGAAGATCCAAAGGAATGAAGGTAGTTTTTAATGGTAGAATTTCAGTTGATAGACTTGTGTGGATATGGGACTCCATGTTTGGGAAGCAGAGGGTCCTTCTTCCTGGGTGCAGCTGAGGCCCAATCTGTCTTCTTCTATGAAGGAGGGCTGCACCAGCCCCACTGTTGCCCACTTGAGGCTGTGCTATAGAGGCACACAGGGACCTGCTCTCTGccttctccccaaccccccccttcatttcccctcccctcccactccaCCCTCCTGCTCAGGATTGTATAATAGGAAATTCCCAACTGGGCTCcctgaggaggagaaagggggctAGGGAAGGAGAAACAGCACAACCTCTTCCTGTTCCTCAGACTGGGAAATCTCAGGAACAGGGACTccccctcttctctcccattCCCCCCCTCAACCTTACCCCCAGCCAAACTCAGGGTTTGCCACATAAAGCCAAGAATTCCCTCCCCTACTGGGGAGAgagggtcaaaaggtacaaacctcCAGTTACAAAAtgagtaagtcctggggatgtgatGTCCAGCATGGTGACCGtagttagtaatactgtattgcatatttgaaagtagctAGGAAAGTGGATCTTGAATAGTCTTACAAGaaaaaagggttttttttgtaaCTGTTTAGTGACAAATGTTAACTGGGCttatgatcattttgcaatacatacaaatatcgaatcgttactttgtataccttaaactaatacaatgttatatcaattatagctcaatttttaaaaacgagGAACCAGCCTCTGTTTTCCCCTATATCCCATTAAAATGgtgaaatacattgaaaaaaaagaattttccccTCTGCTCAAGCTGCTAGGAAGATCCTTGGGCATAATGAATTAAATGGCTAGCCTTAAGATAAAAACCAAGCTGTTCTTTGGGAGCTGAGGTATGctaaggggtggggggagtctgTCAGCAGAAGTCCCACTGAGTCAGACAATGGCAGGAAAGGAAATCACCCAGTTGCTACTGTGGATTTTCTTCAAGACTGGGTCCAGGCAGGTCCCCTTTGCAGGGATGGCTGTGTAGCTGTTCCCAGCATGGAAGGtagtatttcttcaaatgcttttcaaaatatgttcatatgtatgtgtgtgtgagcaaAACAGAACGAGGGGTGAAAGAAGGATGCAGATCTTAGAGGCCTTGAACAccagagtttgattttttttttcctaagtgataaaattgaatttcagaaaGATTTCCTTGACTGCTACGTGGATTGGATTGAAGGGTCCAAGAGCAGAAAGAGGAGGCCACGGCAGTGTTCCAGGCTAGAATTGATAAGTCGTGACGTGGGGTAGTGGCCAGGGGATAGAGAGGTCAACAGTGGCCTTGGACTTGAGGGGAGAAGAGATCAGAAAGCTCAGTGAGAAGAACCGTCAGAAAAAGACTTGCTCTGGAGCCCGCCAGGGTGAGAGACACTTTACCCGGATCTGGAGAAACAAGGGCAAAGACCCAGAAAATTCACGGCTTAGAGAAAGGGCTTCGCCAGGGTTCAGTTGATTCATATGGTATTGGAGGGAAATGGAGGCAGACTCTCAGGGTGCACAGGGTCACAGAATGAGGAAATTAGGCCCCAGGCCCAGATTTCCTACAGTGGCCACTCAGTCCTTCCCCATTACCTCTGGAGAAGGGCTTTCCCATTCCTTCAtatcagcccccaccccaaccagccCAGGGGTGAGGAATTCTGGCCATGACAAGGCAGCTGAAATCTGCATGGAGGAGGGACAGCCCCTACTCTAATCCAG is from Rhinolophus sinicus isolate RSC01 linkage group LG04, ASM3656204v1, whole genome shotgun sequence and encodes:
- the NUDT2 gene encoding bis(5'-nucleosyl)-tetraphosphatase [asymmetrical] codes for the protein MALKACGLIIFRRRLIPKVDNTTIEFLLLQASDGIHHWTPPKGHVEPGENELETALRETQEEAGLKASQLTIIEGFRKELNYVARKKPKTVIYWLAEVKDHDVEIRLSHEHQAYRWLGLEEACQLAQFKEMEAALQEGHQFLCSTVASAD